The following are encoded in a window of Sutcliffiella horikoshii genomic DNA:
- a CDS encoding flagellar hook-associated protein 2, whose protein sequence is MRLTGFQSGLDINQMVSDLMKAQRMPMNKLTQQKQLLEWKRDDYRETNRLLNDFRNLSFDMTLQKTYSQKTVTSTNDKVSATASSSASNVSYTLSDVQIAKVATNSSTTSAMKDGTTKLDTTTSLWEQRDKFGDFQTKTVSDAAVANGESTFTLGGKVDGNSLDSITVRREDGTTLVDFEVITSSEDDIVGNQVFLNEETGEFTFGSAFTENVTVEPINVSAFDFDFEITTYNQAGQAVPQTFSFNGDQSMDDIIKEINNSDLGLTAFYDEFKGGLVLAKREAGSFNPSDTGKEIEFQGDFLTGVMNLDQAIETGGTPATVTINGVVTERNSNTFSINGVTFTLKEDMPGQSAVINVANDTDQTFDAVKNYITKYNELIEKLNAKTGEPVYRDYKPLSDEEKESLSEKQVEQWEEKARSGLLRNDSILTSGLGKMRSALYESVSGLTGQYNQLAQLGITTSSNYRDKGKLIIDEDKLRSAIANDPNSVMQMFTSNGENDTGLGIARKLRDAAESTISGIEARAGNATRTAQQFTIGRELLNVDQRISAFERRMQTVEDRYWRQFTAMEKAIGQSNQQSMQLMSQFTNG, encoded by the coding sequence ATGCGCTTAACTGGATTTCAAAGTGGGTTGGATATAAATCAAATGGTTAGTGATTTGATGAAGGCCCAGCGTATGCCAATGAACAAATTGACACAACAGAAACAACTGTTGGAGTGGAAGCGGGATGATTACCGCGAAACGAATAGATTGTTGAATGATTTTCGTAATCTTTCTTTTGATATGACGTTGCAGAAAACTTATTCACAGAAGACTGTCACTTCTACAAACGATAAAGTTTCAGCTACTGCAAGCTCCTCGGCTTCCAACGTTTCGTATACGCTTTCGGATGTGCAGATTGCAAAAGTGGCTACCAATTCCTCTACTACATCGGCTATGAAGGATGGTACCACAAAATTAGATACGACTACTAGTTTATGGGAGCAACGAGATAAGTTTGGGGACTTTCAAACGAAAACGGTATCGGATGCTGCTGTAGCTAATGGGGAGTCCACCTTTACTTTAGGCGGGAAAGTGGATGGAAACAGTTTAGATTCCATTACGGTAAGAAGGGAAGATGGAACGACGCTGGTTGATTTTGAGGTCATTACCAGCTCGGAAGATGACATTGTCGGAAACCAAGTCTTTCTAAACGAAGAGACAGGGGAATTTACTTTTGGGTCTGCCTTTACGGAGAATGTAACAGTAGAGCCGATAAATGTTTCTGCATTTGATTTTGATTTTGAGATTACGACTTATAACCAGGCAGGTCAAGCGGTACCGCAAACGTTCTCCTTTAACGGCGATCAATCAATGGATGATATTATAAAAGAAATCAACAACTCTGACCTTGGCCTTACTGCTTTTTATGATGAATTTAAAGGTGGACTGGTTCTTGCGAAAAGGGAAGCAGGTTCCTTTAATCCCTCAGATACAGGAAAGGAAATTGAATTCCAAGGTGATTTTTTAACAGGTGTCATGAACCTAGATCAAGCTATCGAAACTGGGGGTACACCGGCAACAGTAACCATAAACGGAGTTGTAACGGAGCGGAATTCTAATACATTTTCCATTAATGGCGTTACTTTCACCTTGAAAGAAGATATGCCTGGTCAATCTGCCGTTATCAATGTTGCAAATGACACGGACCAAACGTTTGATGCAGTGAAAAATTACATTACCAAATACAACGAATTAATTGAAAAACTTAATGCGAAGACAGGTGAACCTGTTTATCGCGACTATAAACCACTTTCCGATGAAGAAAAGGAATCCTTGTCGGAAAAGCAAGTTGAACAATGGGAAGAGAAGGCTAGAAGCGGATTGCTTCGAAATGACTCCATCTTGACTTCGGGATTAGGAAAAATGAGATCCGCTTTGTATGAGTCCGTTTCAGGCTTAACTGGGCAATATAATCAGCTCGCGCAGCTCGGGATAACAACAAGTTCGAATTATCGTGATAAAGGAAAACTTATTATTGATGAAGATAAGCTGAGATCGGCAATTGCTAACGATCCTAATTCAGTGATGCAGATGTTCACTTCGAATGGTGAAAACGATACAGGACTCGGGATAGCCCGCAAGTTACGTGATGCAGCAGAATCCACCATTTCTGGAATTGAAGCACGCGCTGGAAATGCAACCCGTACTGCTCAACAATTTACCATCGGCCGTGAACTACTAAACGTTGATCAACGAATTTCCGCATTCGAACGCCGCATGCAAACTGTGGAAGACCGCTACTGGCGCCAATTTACCGCAATGGAAAAGGCAATTGGACAATCAAATCAACAATCAATGCAACTAATGAGTCAGTTTACCAATGGCTGA
- the flaG gene encoding flagellar protein FlaG, with protein MYISPIGGGSIDPTTRTQAQGTVSTKVDVSIKETKQAHPEQSRKQMETIVDGMNDFMKPMNVSVRFELHDELNEYYVTVVDVATDEVIREIPSKKFLDMYAAMTEYMGLFVDKKI; from the coding sequence ATGTACATTTCGCCAATTGGAGGCGGCAGCATAGATCCCACAACTAGAACGCAAGCTCAAGGTACAGTTTCAACTAAAGTAGATGTATCAATTAAGGAAACAAAGCAGGCTCATCCGGAACAGAGTAGAAAGCAGATGGAGACGATTGTCGACGGCATGAATGATTTTATGAAGCCGATGAATGTGTCTGTAAGGTTTGAGTTGCATGATGAGTTGAATGAGTATTATGTGACGGTGGTGGATGTTGCCACTGATGAGGTTATACGGGAGATTCCTTCCAAGAAGTTTTTAGATATGTATGCGGCGATGACCGAGTATATGGGGTTGTTTGTTGATAAAAAGATTTAG
- a CDS encoding flagellin: MIQTAEGALNETHDILQRMRELANQSANGTATDSDRTAMQDELNQLTSEVNRIGNTTEFNTQKLLNGGVGSSDSAKITKATSAEIVGATTFVGNADAAALTSATIEVDGTTFDITSVLDKDFSQAGPPATAVTKAELIEQLGNVTSGGTKLSDLVEITDNGTALSFKAKSEGANSSITITADNDEAAVMLGFADASATGTEVKGTPTTVERHGIQLTNALSSATTVAADSSFKVAVGSESAVTVKLEEGKTYDTGNSDANVAKAAMEDLVKDLNAALQNAGVSDKVTASLSKDNEIQFISETGKDIVLTDGTGGPLAAIGSTGSETVENVDQVVGSGAQGTGFNTKFQIGANTGQSMSLNINDMRSSALGLTGNAGQSGYTTSNSVTNGTNDVQSEAALNVSNKESASKSIEVIDNAISKVSSERGKLGAVQNRLEHTINNLGTSSENLTAAESRIRDVDMAKEMMDQTKNSILSQAAQAMLAQANQQPQGVLQLLR; this comes from the coding sequence ATGATCCAGACTGCTGAGGGAGCATTAAATGAAACACACGATATTCTTCAAAGAATGCGTGAACTAGCAAACCAATCTGCTAATGGTACAGCAACAGATTCTGATAGAACAGCTATGCAAGATGAGTTAAATCAATTAACCTCTGAAGTTAACCGTATCGGTAACACAACAGAGTTTAATACTCAAAAGTTACTAAATGGTGGAGTAGGTTCTTCTGATAGTGCCAAAATAACTAAAGCAACAAGCGCTGAAATAGTTGGAGCTACAACATTTGTAGGGAATGCAGATGCTGCAGCATTAACAAGTGCAACAATTGAAGTTGACGGTACTACTTTTGATATTACTTCTGTATTAGACAAGGACTTCAGTCAGGCTGGACCACCTGCTACTGCGGTAACTAAAGCAGAACTAATTGAGCAATTAGGTAATGTAACTTCAGGAGGTACTAAATTATCAGATCTAGTTGAAATTACTGATAATGGAACAGCTTTAAGCTTTAAAGCGAAATCTGAAGGTGCAAATAGCAGTATTACAATTACAGCTGACAATGATGAGGCTGCTGTAATGTTAGGATTTGCGGATGCATCAGCTACAGGTACGGAAGTTAAAGGAACACCAACAACAGTGGAGCGCCACGGTATTCAATTAACCAATGCTTTAAGTAGTGCAACTACTGTAGCAGCGGATTCAAGTTTCAAAGTAGCTGTAGGTAGTGAAAGTGCTGTTACTGTAAAGTTGGAAGAAGGAAAAACTTATGATACTGGTAATTCCGATGCTAACGTAGCGAAAGCAGCAATGGAGGACTTAGTTAAAGACCTTAATGCTGCTTTACAAAATGCCGGCGTATCTGATAAAGTCACAGCGTCTTTATCCAAAGACAATGAAATTCAATTTATTTCTGAAACAGGTAAAGACATCGTTTTAACTGATGGTACAGGTGGACCTTTAGCTGCTATTGGAAGTACTGGATCGGAAACAGTTGAAAACGTGGATCAGGTTGTTGGTTCTGGAGCACAGGGTACAGGTTTCAACACCAAGTTCCAAATTGGAGCAAACACTGGACAAAGTATGTCATTAAACATTAACGATATGCGCTCATCTGCTCTAGGATTAACAGGTAATGCAGGACAATCTGGTTACACAACATCTAACTCTGTTACAAACGGAACAAATGATGTGCAATCTGAAGCTGCATTGAATGTCTCCAACAAAGAATCCGCTTCAAAGTCTATTGAAGTAATTGACAATGCAATTTCTAAAGTATCTTCTGAGCGTGGAAAACTAGGTGCTGTTCAAAATCGCTTAGAACACACAATTAACAACCTAGGAACTTCTTCCGAGAACCTAACAGCTGCGGAATCTCGTATCCGTGACGTTGACATGGCGAAAGAAATGATGGATCAAACAAAAAATTCTATTCTTTCTCAAGCGGCACAAGCTATGTTAGCTCAAGCGAATCAGCAGCCTCAGGGAGTTCTACAACTTCTTCGTTAA
- the csrA gene encoding carbon storage regulator CsrA, whose protein sequence is MLVLTRKKDEAIKIGDDIEITVLSINGDQVKLGIQAPKHIEIHRKEIYLSIQEENNAASHSSLDLLQALSNQLKK, encoded by the coding sequence ATGCTAGTACTAACACGTAAGAAAGACGAGGCAATTAAAATTGGCGATGACATCGAAATCACTGTCCTGAGTATTAATGGCGACCAGGTGAAGCTTGGCATCCAAGCACCAAAGCATATCGAGATACATAGAAAAGAAATCTACCTTTCCATTCAAGAGGAAAACAACGCAGCATCCCACTCCTCTCTTGATTTACTGCAAGCTTTAAGCAACCAACTAAAAAAATAA
- the fliW gene encoding flagellar assembly protein FliW, with protein MKIETKYHGLIELQEEEVVKFPNGLPGFLEEKKFAIFPFTEDGTFYILQSVQTPELGFVLTNPFAFFLDYDFNLENQAVDALELDSPEDVTVYTVLTMADPFHLTTANLQAPVVVNAKKKLGKQVILTGSPYRTKHNLFPEAIAK; from the coding sequence ATGAAAATAGAAACGAAGTATCATGGATTGATAGAGTTGCAGGAAGAAGAAGTGGTAAAGTTCCCGAATGGATTACCAGGTTTCTTGGAGGAGAAGAAGTTCGCGATTTTCCCTTTCACTGAGGACGGAACGTTTTATATTTTGCAGTCGGTCCAGACACCTGAGCTCGGCTTTGTGTTAACAAACCCATTCGCATTCTTCCTTGATTATGACTTTAACCTAGAAAATCAGGCGGTGGATGCCCTTGAGTTGGATTCCCCTGAAGATGTAACTGTCTATACAGTTTTGACGATGGCAGATCCTTTCCATCTAACAACTGCCAATCTGCAAGCACCAGTCGTGGTGAACGCGAAAAAGAAGCTTGGTAAACAAGTAATCCTGACAGGCAGCCCATATCGGACGAAGCATAATCTGTTTCCGGAAGCGATAGCAAAATAG
- a CDS encoding DUF6470 family protein → MLFPQIRLQSTFAQTELQIQKPVQQIEQPGAELSIEQPKAELTMRRIPGRLTIDQRQAREDMDLKSVGRRIEEAAQLGRQDWLAGLARVAQDGNEMMRIENGGGAITRQAKRNSEGPQKEFNIGWIPSHFSVKIDYEPGKVDIDWQNHKPVIDAKINKLVHEYTPGTAQVNLANHPSLEIDFENLRHVGTGGYEQKI, encoded by the coding sequence ATGCTATTTCCCCAAATAAGGTTGCAGTCGACATTTGCGCAGACAGAGCTGCAAATACAGAAACCTGTACAACAAATCGAACAGCCTGGAGCGGAGTTGAGCATTGAGCAGCCTAAGGCGGAGTTGACGATGAGGCGGATACCTGGGAGATTGACGATAGATCAGAGGCAGGCGAGAGAGGATATGGATTTGAAGAGTGTTGGAAGGCGGATTGAGGAAGCGGCACAGCTTGGACGTCAGGACTGGTTGGCAGGTCTGGCGCGGGTTGCACAGGACGGGAATGAAATGATGCGGATTGAAAATGGTGGTGGAGCCATCACTCGTCAGGCTAAGAGAAACAGCGAGGGTCCCCAAAAAGAATTCAATATCGGCTGGATTCCATCACACTTTAGTGTGAAAATTGATTATGAGCCTGGAAAAGTAGATATTGATTGGCAGAACCACAAGCCTGTGATTGATGCAAAGATAAATAAGCTAGTACATGAGTACACACCAGGTACCGCACAGGTTAACTTGGCCAACCATCCGTCATTGGAGATAGATTTTGAGAACCTGCGCCATGTCGGTACAGGCGGCTACGAACAAAAAATATAA
- the flgL gene encoding flagellar hook-associated protein FlgL, whose translation MRVTQSMLTQNSLRQLSTSYSKMGKLMEQLSTGKKISRPSDDPVVAMKGMYYRTNLTELEQYKRNLSESYSWMENSEAALDHVQSVMHRARELVVQGSNETYSSEDRQAMAKEIEQLKHDFVQVANTQVAGKYIFNGTAIDKPRITDANDPTSVSTENSPFEVEVSRGIKLQSNINTENVFNKDMMEIWNGLQSALETSDTDALKDLMGRFDNAADTVSAERSELGARYNRLEMVDNRIGYQEVVATRILSDNEDADIEKVITDLTSQESVHRASLGVGARVIQPSLLDFLR comes from the coding sequence ATGCGAGTAACACAGAGCATGCTGACGCAGAACTCACTGCGTCAATTGAGTACAAGCTACAGCAAAATGGGCAAGCTGATGGAACAGCTCTCTACAGGTAAAAAAATCTCCCGACCATCCGATGACCCGGTCGTAGCGATGAAGGGGATGTACTACCGTACAAATCTGACAGAGCTTGAACAATACAAACGAAATCTGAGTGAATCCTATTCATGGATGGAAAACTCAGAAGCGGCATTGGATCACGTACAAAGTGTCATGCACCGTGCGCGTGAATTAGTAGTGCAGGGTTCGAATGAAACGTATTCCTCAGAAGATCGGCAGGCGATGGCTAAAGAGATCGAGCAGTTGAAACATGATTTTGTACAGGTAGCTAACACGCAGGTTGCGGGAAAATACATTTTTAACGGCACGGCGATTGATAAGCCGCGTATTACGGATGCGAATGATCCAACTTCAGTAAGTACCGAAAACTCCCCGTTTGAGGTCGAGGTATCCCGTGGAATCAAGCTGCAGTCCAATATTAATACAGAAAATGTATTCAATAAGGACATGATGGAGATTTGGAATGGACTTCAATCTGCACTTGAGACGAGTGATACAGATGCGTTGAAAGATTTGATGGGACGATTTGATAATGCTGCAGATACTGTTTCGGCGGAGCGTTCGGAGCTTGGTGCGCGTTATAACCGGTTGGAGATGGTGGATAATCGTATTGGTTATCAGGAAGTGGTGGCAACACGCATTTTGTCTGATAATGAGGATGCGGATATTGAGAAGGTTATTACGGATTTGACCTCGCAGGAGAGTGTGCATCGTGCTTCGCTTGGTGTGGGTGCGCGTGTGATTCAGCCTTCGTTGTTGGATTTTTTAAGATAG